One Oscillospiraceae bacterium DNA segment encodes these proteins:
- a CDS encoding indolepyruvate oxidoreductase subunit beta, protein MSTKSIMIVGVGGQGTLLASRILGNLAIEKGYDVKVSEVHGMSQRGGSVVTYVKYGEKVHSPVICQGEADIIISFEELEALRWLPYLKKGGKLITNVQQIMPMPVIIGAAEYPQNILDTLQKEEVDLVSVNALEIAESILNSKVTNVVLLGVLAKYLEFDKQDWVDAVLATVPEKFKEANEKAFLQGYEQ, encoded by the coding sequence ATGAGCACAAAATCTATTATGATTGTAGGTGTTGGCGGTCAGGGTACCTTACTTGCCAGCAGAATTTTAGGAAACTTAGCCATCGAAAAGGGTTATGACGTAAAAGTATCCGAAGTGCACGGTATGAGCCAGCGTGGCGGCAGCGTGGTAACTTATGTGAAATACGGTGAAAAAGTTCATTCTCCCGTGATTTGTCAGGGAGAGGCAGACATTATTATTTCCTTTGAAGAATTAGAAGCGCTGCGTTGGTTGCCTTATCTTAAAAAAGGCGGTAAACTTATCACCAATGTGCAGCAGATTATGCCTATGCCGGTCATCATCGGTGCGGCAGAATATCCCCAGAATATTTTAGATACTTTACAAAAAGAAGAAGTGGATTTAGTTTCCGTCAATGCGTTAGAAATTGCAGAATCCATCTTAAATTCCAAAGTAACCAACGTGGTGCTGTTGGGAGTATTGGCAAAATATCTGGAATTTGACAAGCAGGATTGGGTAGATGCAGTGTTAGCCACTGTTCCCGAAAAATTCAAAGAAGCAAACGAGAAAGCATTTTTACAAGGTTACGAACAATAA
- a CDS encoding LytR family transcriptional regulator, translating into MNHKRQMNQVDSHNYNGYVNQKTGFNQKKFWKTFGISLLIELLVVVLVVAGIIGYRAFHRNIGDGDEMTETLSAGTFDDARNLLILGTDKSGKLSDVIMVIAVDPDKNTLSLLSVPRDTKVYFDNDDLEPDQYINENEPYKINAAIGVGGDNFAVQTVINELDIPIHDYMIVNFQAVETIIDELGGVQFDVPQNMYYTDPEQDLYINLKKGDQLLDGENAVDLLRFRSYVMGDLERNRVQQQFFQEAFAQKFKPKYIGKVPAIYNLINKNIRSNMSLAEILSYVDVLSNMDNREVQTFELPVTISDPFVIINQEEADMILDDYYR; encoded by the coding sequence ATGAATCATAAAAGACAGATGAATCAGGTGGATTCTCATAATTATAATGGATATGTGAATCAAAAAACCGGATTCAATCAGAAAAAATTTTGGAAAACCTTTGGTATCTCCTTGCTGATTGAACTGCTGGTAGTGGTACTTGTAGTTGCAGGGATTATTGGGTACCGTGCGTTTCACCGCAATATCGGTGATGGTGACGAAATGACGGAAACGCTGTCTGCAGGCACCTTTGATGATGCACGTAATCTTTTGATTCTCGGTACGGATAAGAGCGGAAAACTTTCCGATGTGATTATGGTGATTGCAGTAGATCCCGATAAAAACACCTTATCACTGTTGTCTGTTCCCCGAGATACTAAAGTGTATTTTGACAATGACGATTTAGAACCCGATCAGTATATCAACGAAAACGAACCATACAAAATCAATGCAGCTATTGGCGTTGGCGGTGACAACTTTGCGGTTCAAACCGTTATCAATGAGCTGGATATTCCCATTCATGACTATATGATTGTGAACTTCCAGGCGGTGGAAACCATTATTGACGAGTTGGGCGGTGTTCAGTTTGACGTGCCCCAGAATATGTACTACACGGACCCCGAGCAGGATTTATATATCAATCTGAAAAAGGGTGATCAGCTCTTAGACGGTGAAAATGCAGTGGATTTGTTGCGTTTTCGTAGCTATGTGATGGGGGATTTGGAACGAAATCGCGTGCAGCAGCAATTTTTCCAAGAGGCATTTGCCCAGAAATTTAAGCCCAAGTATATCGGAAAAGTTCCCGCTATTTACAATCTGATCAATAAAAATATCCGTTCCAATATGAGTTTGGCTGAGATTTTATCATATGTGGATGTTCTTTCCAATATGGACAATCGAGAAGTGCAAACCTTTGAACTTCCCGTTACCATATCTGATCCTTTTGTAATTATCAACCAAGAAGAAGCGGATATGATTTTAGACGATTACTATCGTTAA